The following are encoded in a window of Panicum virgatum strain AP13 chromosome 5N, P.virgatum_v5, whole genome shotgun sequence genomic DNA:
- the LOC120671924 gene encoding uncharacterized protein LOC120671924 yields the protein MSIPGNGHLPASASLPDHSSASDSDAEPEANYSPIAGVASDSESDTDPDAAVPHHRLDAAGNGISALDLASDDDEEADGEEEEREEGDVTAGEAAARAFSEDERRRRAPLPEGAAARIVDAMRAVEFPSAPPAWTGSVPEDQWVDRLRSLRAGRPN from the coding sequence atgtcgatccccggcaacggccacctcccagcctccgcctccctccCCGACCACTCCTCCGCCTCGGACTCCGATGCGGAACCGGAAGCCAACTACAGCCCCATCGCCGGCGTCGCCTCCGACTCCGAATCGGACACCGACCCGGACGCCGCCGTgccccaccaccgcctcgacgccgccggcaaCGGCATCTCCGCCCTGGATCTCGcctcggacgacgacgaggaggcggacggagaggaagaagagcggGAGGAGGGTGACGTGacggcgggggaggcggcggcgcgggcgttcTCGGAGGAcgagcgccgtcgccgcgccccgCTGCCCGAGGGCGCCGCGGCGCGGATCGTGGACGCGATGCGCGCGGTGGAGTTCcccagcgcgccgccggcgtggaccGGCAGCGTCCCCGAGGACCAGTGGGTCGACCGCCTCCGCTccctccgcgccggccgccccaaCTGA
- the LOC120676110 gene encoding uncharacterized protein At5g01610-like, which translates to MDQLMGKVGGYWFSQKANAEMNGAGDDINSISSSIGDGAKWMVNKIKGKMQKPLPEFLKEYELPMGLFPQDATNYELAEDTKLLTVYIASPCEVGYKDSSVLRFATSVTGYLEKGKLTHVEGLKTKILIWTKVTEVRAEATKVHFAAGMNKTRNRDAYEVVRDGVVVDKF; encoded by the exons ATGGATCAGCTCATGGGGAAGGTGGGCGGGTACTGGTTCAGCCAGAAGGCCAACGCCGAGATgaacggcgccggcgacgacatCAAC TCAATCTCTAGCAGCATTGGAGATGGAGCTAAATGGATGGTGAACAAAATCAAAG GGAAGATGCAGAAACCACTGCCTGAATTTCTCAAGGAATATGAGCTCCCAATGGGCCTGTTCCCCCAGGACGCGACCAACTACGAGCTGGCCGAGGACACGAAGCTGCTCACCGTGTACATCGCATCGCCCTGCGAGGTCGGGTACAAGGACTCGTCGGTCCTGAGGTTCGCCACCAGCGTGACGGGTTACCTGGAGAAGGGAAAGCTGACCCACGTCGAGGGCCTCAAGACCAAGATCCTGATCTGGaccaaggtgacggaggtcagGGCCGAGGCCACCAAGGTGCACTTCGCCGCCGGCATGAACAAGACCCGGAATCGGGATGCTTATGAGGTCGTCAGGGATGGTGTTGTCGTAGACAAGTTCTAG
- the LOC120676112 gene encoding protein transport protein Sec61 subunit beta-like yields MVANGDAPARGSAAAAASLRRRRTTSGAGGGGGGASSMLQFYTDEAAGAKMSPNTVLIMSIGFIAVVAMLHVFGKLYRTAN; encoded by the coding sequence ATGGTGGCCAACGGTGACGCACCTGCCAGAGGGagtgcagcagctgctgcaagcCTGCGCAGGCGTAGAACCACaagtggtgctggtggtggtggaggcggtgCCAGCTCGATGCTCCAGTTCTACACTGATGAGGCTGCTGGTGCTAAGATGTCCCCGAACACTGTTCTGATCATGAGCATTGGGTTCATTGCCGTTGTTGCTATGCTGCATGTTTTTGGGAAGCTGTACCGCACCGCTAACTAG
- the LOC120675944 gene encoding uncharacterized protein LOC120675944: MSHELGSAIEEGSKKKMIKEICLLFQFIDINLQGDSFQSDSILEYAEKTIKSRYINSMEDVIKKIYTQMEFDLFDDEDEVDCSDSIPSNSNQEFSRVDRGRSHLNSADASTSASALWGYSRGHNKQQEKTSSFDNEVL; encoded by the exons ATGAGCCATGAACTTGGATCTGCTATAGAGGAAGgttcaaaaaagaaaatgataaaAGAGATCTGCTTGCTTTTTCAGTTTATTGATATCAATCTCCAAGGGGATTCATTTCAGTCTGACAGTATTCTTGAGTATGCTGAAAAGACCATAAAGTCCAG gtacatcaattccATGGAGGATGTGATCAAGAAGATCTACACACAGATGGAGTTCGATTTATTCGACGACGAGGACGAAGTCGACTGTTCAGATTCTATACCCAGCAACAGCAACCAGGAATTCAGCAGGGTCGACAGGGGCCGTAGCCACTTGAACAGCGCCGACGCCAGCACAAGCGCCTCCGCGCTTTGGGGGTACTCCAGAGGGCACAACAAGCAGCAAGAAAAGACGTCATCCTTTGATAATGAAGTGTTGTAA